In Lotus japonicus ecotype B-129 chromosome 5, LjGifu_v1.2, one genomic interval encodes:
- the LOC130720825 gene encoding cytochrome P450 94A2-like — MELETLAPLLLLFTTVIWFLATTTLLKSSNPKTTPQSSTSTTTAIPKPYPIIGSVFQITANSHRRIHWVADILRTSSTFVLHRAFGSRQVFTANPAVVQHILKTNFPCYRKGPTLRRAIGDFLGDGIFNADGDNWKFQRQISSHEFNTRSLRRFVETVVDGELSDRLIPILSQAELNKTTLPDFQDILQRFTFDNICRIAFGFDPEYLLPSLPETAFAKAFDDGTRISSERFNAAVPLLWKLNHLLNVGSEKRLREAIAEVRGLAGKIVREKKQHLQSKPESEPESLDLLSRFLRSGHSDEQFVTDIVISFILAGRDTTSAALTWFFWLLWKHPHVERHVLGEVTGKSEALVFDEVKDMVYTHAALCESMRLYPPVPVDTKEAAYDDVLPDGTVVKKGWRVAYHVYAMGRSEKIWGSDWGEFRPERWLNRVEDDGKWVFVGVDPFSYPVFQAGPRVCLGKEMAFLQMKRVVAGVMRRFKVVPAVAEGVEPEYTAHLTSLVKGGLPVRIEERR; from the coding sequence ATGGAGCTTGAAACCTTAGCTCCATTGCTTCTTCTCTTCACTACTGTCATTTGGTTCTTAGCCACCACAACATTATTAAAATCCTCAAATCCCAAAACCACACCACAATCTTCCACTTCCACTACCACCGCCATTCCCAAACCTTACCCCATCATCGGCTCCGTCTTTCAAATCACTGCCAATAGTCACCGCCGCATTCACTGGGTCGCCGACATCCTCcgcacctcctccaccttcgtCCTCCACCGTGCCTTCGGCTCCCGCCAGGTTTTCACAGCAAACCCCGCCGTAGTCCAGCACATTCTCAAGACCAACTTCCCCTGCTACCGCAAAGGCCCCACTCTCCGCCGCGCCATCGGGGATTTCCTCGGCGACGGCATCTTCAACGCTGACGGCGACAACTGGAAGTTCCAGCGCCAAATCTCTAGCCACGAGTTCAACACCCGCTCCCTCCGCCGATTCGTTGAAACCGTCGTCGACGGCGAACTCTCCGACCGCCTTATCCCTATCCTCTCCCAAGCGGAACTCAACAAAACCACCCTCCCTGACTTCCAAGACATCCTCCAACGCTTCACGTTTGACAATATCTGCAGAATCGCCTTCGGTTTCGACCCGGAGTATCTCCTCCCTTCCCTCCCGGAAACCGCGTTTGCCAAAGCCTTCGACGACGGAACTCGAATCAGCAGCGAGAGGTTCAACGCCGCAGTTCCCTTGCTCTGGAAATTGAACCACCTCCTCAACGTTGGCTCCGAGAAGCGTCTCAGAGAAGCCATCGCCGAGGTTCGTGGCCTCGCCGGAAAAATCGTAAGGGAGAAGAAGCAACACCTTCAATCAAAACCGGAATCTGAACCTGAATCGTTGGATCTATTGTCACGATTTCTGAGGAGTGGCCATTCCGATGAGCAATTTGTGACGGACATTGTGATAAGCTTCATCCTCGCCGGGAGAGACACCACCTCCGCCGCACTCACGTGGTTCTTCTGGCTTCTCTGGAAGCATCCTCACGTGGAGCGTCACGTGCTGGGGGAGGTGACGGGGAAATCGGAGGCGTTGGTTTTCGATGAGGTGAAAGACATGGTGTACACTCACGCGGCGTTGTGCGAGAGCATGAGGTTGTACCCGCCGGTGCCGGTGGACACGAAGGAGGCGGCGTACGACGACGTTTTACCAGATGGGACGGTGGTGAAGAAAGGGTGGAGGGTGGCGTATCATGTTTACGCGATGGGGAGATCCGAGAAAATATGGGGCTCCGATTGGGGTGAGTTTCGACCTGAGAGGTGGTTGAATCGGGTTGAGGATGATGGGAAGTGGGTTTTTGTTGGGGTGGATCCGTTTAGCTACCCGGTGTTTCAGGCGGGGCCGAGAGTGTGTTTGGGGAAGGAAATGGCGTTTTTGCAGATGAAGAGGGTGGTGGCTGGGGTTATGAGGAGGTTTAAGGTTGTGCCGGCGGTGGCGGAAGGGGTGGAGCCGGAGTACACGGCGCACCTTACGTCGTTGGTGAAAGGTGGCTTGCCCGTTAGGATTGAGGAGCGCAGGTGA